ATCGATTTATAAACCCTAAAACCCTGGAAATTTTTGGATGAGATGGCTTTGTTTATCTCATGGCTAATGGATTGAATCTTGCTCTCTTTCGCAATCTTTCAATATATATCCACTGGCTTTATTCTGCCTTAACCACTGGCGTTGTAAGCCCAACGTTTTGGAGTATTGGATGCTGATAGACAAGCACCTAGCATCTCTAGACCTACGTATGGGTTTGCATTATAGAACTTTTATTGGATGAAAGACTTGCCAGTGTTAGGATGTAAGAAAACGATACTTCATAATTAAGCCACTAAGTATATCTGCTCTGCAGTCAAATTAACATTACTTAGCGGGCGAGGTCTGATAGTATTTTGTATTAAGTTTGATAATAAAGTTACGGTGGCACCGATAACAGAGGAGGAGATAGCTTAACAATGCAAACTTATGGTCAAAGCGACATTGAATATAAATGGTGGGCTGGTAACTCACGCTATACAGACTATAGTGCTCAGTTTTTAGCAGCTCACATCGGTCAAATTGCCTCCATGTGCTTTTTTGCCGGTTCTTTTACATTATTTGAATTATCTAGATACAACCCTGATATTCCTGTTTACGCTCAAAACTTCGTTTGCTTACCTCAACTAGCCCGTGAAGGGTTTGGGGTTGGCGAAGGTGGCGTCATTCTTGATACTTATCCTGCTTTCGCAGTTGGAATGATCCACTTAGTTGCTGCAGCAATTTTTGCCTCTGGTGCTTTGTTTCACATTTTGACAGGCCCCAAGAGCTTTTCTGATAGTGACTCCAATGCCGGTCAACGCTTCCACTTCGAATGGGATGATTTTGAAACTCAAGGACGAATCCTGGGTCACCACCTAATCTTTTTAGGCTTAGCCACTTTCCTCTTTGCAGGATGGGCCATGACTCATGGTGTCTATGATCCCAACGTTGGCGAAGTTAGAGCCATTTCTCCGACTCTAAACGTCGTCAGATTCTTCAAGTATGGTTGGGCTACACCTGGCTTTAACCCTTACTTTGTTGACAATCTTGAAGATGTAATTGGTGGTCACTTGTTTGTGGGTTCACTGTACACCTTTGGTGGCATTTTCCACATTCTTGTTAAGCCTTGGCCTTATACCGATCGTATCTACATCAAGAATGCAGAAGCCTTACTAGCTTATGCGCTAGGTGGTTTAGCTTTTGCTGGCTTCAACGCCG
The Acaryochloris marina S15 genome window above contains:
- a CDS encoding chlorophyll a/b binding light-harvesting protein, encoding MQTYGQSDIEYKWWAGNSRYTDYSAQFLAAHIGQIASMCFFAGSFTLFELSRYNPDIPVYAQNFVCLPQLAREGFGVGEGGVILDTYPAFAVGMIHLVAAAIFASGALFHILTGPKSFSDSDSNAGQRFHFEWDDFETQGRILGHHLIFLGLATFLFAGWAMTHGVYDPNVGEVRAISPTLNVVRFFKYGWATPGFNPYFVDNLEDVIGGHLFVGSLYTFGGIFHILVKPWPYTDRIYIKNAEALLAYALGGLAFAGFNAAYFCSVNDVVFPVEFFGPVLQPNLGFLPNFADTLDVAASGHTTRFWISNFHYFWAFYCLQGHLFHCLRSSGFDFRVLTRFFTTTPIEIEAEV